The following are encoded together in the Malaya genurostris strain Urasoe2022 chromosome 3, Malgen_1.1, whole genome shotgun sequence genome:
- the LOC131437357 gene encoding ecdysteroid-regulated 16 kDa protein-like, with amino-acid sequence MFKYLLLAVFIPGVLLQNADDIDFEDWDIVAVRACDGERPLPPVVRLRDCPTLPCLLPRGSDAMMAVDFTAVADASNLRSQVTATALGITAPYELPEERAAACNWLVQTRCPVTAGEDLVHHLSMPITSVYPLVSVAIEMDLVDEESQSHACFIVDARVVAS; translated from the exons ATGTTTAAATATTTGCTGTTGGCAGTTTTCATTCCAGGCGTTCTGCTGCAGAATGCTGATGATATTGACTTCGAGGATTGGGATATTGTAGCTGTTCGTGCATGCGACGGAGAACGCCCTCTTCCTCCAGTAGTCCGACTGCGAGATTGTCCAACGCTGCCTTGTCTTCTTCCACGTGGATCAGATGCTATGATGGCTGTGGATTTCACTGCAG TTGCGGATGCTTCTAATTTGCGCAGTCAAGTAACGGCCACGGCTTTGGGCATTACTGCTCCTTATGAACTGCCAGAGGAACGTGCAGCGGCATGCAACTGGTTGGTACAAACCCGATGTCCGGTGACTGCTGGAGAGGACCTAGTTCATCATCTGAGTATGCCGATTACGTCCGTATATCCCTTAGTCAGTGTTGCCATTGAAATGGATTTGGTGGATGAGGAGAGTCAATCGCATGCGTGCTTCATTGTCGACGCTCGTGTAGTTGCATCGTGA